The DNA window CGTAATAGCCGGTGACGTTCACCACCTGGGTCTCATCCACGACGCTGAGCCGATCCCGGTTCAGATAGGTTATGCGGGTATGGCCGTGGAGAAAGTAGCGGGGAGAGTAGTCCCGGATCAGATCCCGAAAGACTTTGAATCCCCGATGCACATGGTCATCGTCTTCATGCACCCCCGCCGGGGGTGCATGGGTGACCACAATGTCTACACCCTTGTGCCGGCGCAGATGCCGACGCATCTTGCGGACCCGCCACCACATCTGCCACTCGGTGAGCTGAACCCCGCGACCGTTGTACCACGGGCTTCCTTCAAAGCCCATGATCCGCAGCCCCTTATACACCACAAGGCGCCCCGAGATGTCCTCACAGCCCTCGGGGGGACGTTCTTCATAGTGAGCATCGTGATTCCCCCGGACGTAATACAAGGGGGCGTTGATCATCGTCACCAAAAAGGACAGATAGCGGCTGTCCAAATCACCGCAGGAGATCACCAAATCGATGTCCTTCCATTTCTCTGGATC is part of the Bacillota bacterium genome and encodes:
- a CDS encoding metallophosphoesterase is translated as MDTEPRQTVKPVRILAVSDYAHAYLYDHFDPEKWKDIDLVISCGDLDSRYLSFLVTMINAPLYYVRGNHDAHYEERPPEGCEDISGRLVVYKGLRIMGFEGSPWYNGRGVQLTEWQMWWRVRKMRRHLRRHKGVDIVVTHAPPAGVHEDDDHVHRGFKVFRDLIRDYSPRYFLHGHTRITYLNRDRLSVVDETQVVNVTGYYVLEVPPLN